One Rhinopithecus roxellana isolate Shanxi Qingling chromosome 7, ASM756505v1, whole genome shotgun sequence DNA segment encodes these proteins:
- the KCND1 gene encoding potassium voltage-gated channel subfamily D member 1, which produces MAAGLATWLPFARAAAVGWLPLAQQPLPPAPGVKTSRGDEVLVVNVSGRRFETWKNTLDRYPDTLLGSSEKEFFYDADSGEYFFDRDPDMFRHVLNFYRTGRLHCPRQECIQAFDEELAFYGLVPELVGDCCLEEYRDRKKENAERLAEDEEAEQAGDGPALPAGSSLRQRLWRAFENPHTSTAALVFYYVTGFFIAVSVIANVVETIPCRGAARRSSREQPCGERFPQAFFCMDTACVLIFTGEYLLRLFAAPSRCRFLRSVMSLIDVVAILPYYIGLLVPKNDDVSGAFVTLRVFRVFRIFKFSRHSQGLRILGYTLKSCASELGFLLFSLTMAIIIFATVMFYAEKGTNKTNFTSIPAAFWYTIVTMTTLGYGDMVPSTIAGKIFGSICSLSGVLVIALPVPVIVSNFSRIYHQNQRADKRRAQQKVRLARIRLAKSGTTNAFLQYKQNGGLEDSSSGEEQALCVRTRSAFEQQHHHLLHCLEKTTCHEFTDELTFSQALGAVSPGGRTSRSTSVSSQPMGHGSLLSSCCPRRAKRRAIRLANSAASVSRGSMQELDMLAGLRRSPAPQSRSSLNAKPHDSLDLNCDSRDFVAAIISIPTPPANTPDESQPSSPGGGSRAGSTLRNSSLGTPCLFPETVKISSL; this is translated from the exons ATGGCGGCAGGCCTGGCCACGTGGCTGCCTTTTGCCCGGGCGGCAGCGGTGGGCTGGCTGCCCCTGGCCCAGCAGCCCCTGCCCCCGGCACCGGGGGTGAAGACATCTCGAGGAGATGAGGTTCTGGTGGTGAACGTGAGCGGACGGCGCTTTGAGACCTGGAAGAATACGCTGGACCGCTACCCAGATACCTTGTTGGGCAGCTCGGAGAAGGAATTCTTCTACGATGCTGACTCAGGCGAGTACTTCTTCGATCGCGACCCTGACATGTTCCGCCATGTGCTGAACTTCTACCGAACGGGGCGGCTGCACTGCCCACGGCAGGAGTGCATCCAGGCCTTCGACGAAGAGCTGGCCTTCTACGGCCTGGTCCCCGAGCTAGTTGGTGACTGCTGCCTTGAAGAGTATCGGGACCGAAAGAAGGAGAATGCCGAGCGCCTGGCAGAGGATGAGGAGGCCGAGCAGGCCGGGGACGGCCCAGCCCTGCCTGCGGGCAGCTCCCTGCGGCAGCGGCTCTGGCGGGCCTTCGAGAATCCACATACGAGCACTGCAGCCCTCGTTTTCTACTATGTGACCGGCTTCTTCATCGCCGTGTCGGTCATCGCCAATGTGGTGGAGACCATCCCATGCCGTGGCGCTGCACGCAGGTCCTCGAGGGAGCAGCCCTGTGGCGAACGCTTCCCACAGGCCTTTTTCTGCATGGACACAGCCTGTGTACTCATATTCACAGGTGAATACCTCCTGCGGTTGTTTGCTGCCCCCAGCCGTTGCCGCTTCCTGCGGAGTGTCATGAGCCTCATTGACGTGGTGGCCATCCTGCCCTACTACATTGGGCTTTTGGTGCCCAAGAACGACGATGTCTCAGGCGCCTTTGTCACCCTGCGTGTGTTCCGGGTGTTTCGCATCTTCAAGTTCTCCAGGCACTCACAGGGCTTGAGGATTCTGGGCTACACACTCAAGAGCTGTGCCTCTGAGCTGggctttctcctcttttctctaaCCATGGCCATCATCATCTTTGCCACTGTCATGTTTTATGCTGAGAAGGGCACAAACAAGACCAACTTTACAAGCATCCCTGCGGCCTTCTGGTATACCATTGTCACCATGACCACGCTTGG CTACGGAGACATGGTGCCCAGCACCATTGCTGGCAAGATTTTCGGGTCCATCTGCTCACTCAGTGGCGTCTTGGTCATTGCCCTGCCTGTGCCAGTCATTGTGTCCAACTTTAGCCGCATCTACCACCAGAACCAGCGGGCTGACAAGCGCCGAGCACAGCAG AAGGTGCGCTTGGCAAGGATCCGATTGGCAAAGAGTGGTACCACCAATGCCTTCCTGCAGTACAAGCAGAATGGGGGCCTTGAG GACAGCAGCAGTGGCGAGGAACAGGCTCTTTGTGTCAGGACCCGTTCTGCCTTTGAACAGCAACATCACCACTTGCTGCACTGTCTAGAGAAGACAACG TGTCATGAGTTCACAGATGAGCTCACCTTCAGCCAAGCCCTGGGAGCCGTCTCGCCGGGTGGCCGCACCAGCCGCAGCACCTCTGTGTCTTCCCAGCCAATGGGACATGGAAGCCTGCTGTCTTCTTGTTGCCCTCGCAGGGCCAAGCGCCGTGCCATCCGCCTTGCCAACTCCGCTGCCTCAGTCAGCCGTGGCAGCATGCAGGAGCTGGACATGCTGGCAGGGCTGCGCAGGAGCCCTGCCCCCCAGAG CCGCTCCAGCCTCAATGCCAAGCCCCATGACAGCCTTGACCTGAACTGCGACAGCCGGGACTTCGTGGCTGCCATTATCAGTATCCCTACCCCTCCTGCCAACACCCCAGATGAGAGTCAACCTTCCTCCCCTGGTGGTGGCAGCAGGGCCGGCAGCACCCTcaggaactccagcctgggtacccCTTGCCTCTTCCCTGAGACCGTCAAGATCTCTTCCCTGTGA